In Rhizobium sp. ARZ01, a genomic segment contains:
- the murI gene encoding glutamate racemase yields the protein MFDSGIGGLTVLREARVLMPERHFIYVADDAGFPYGGWEEDALKKHIIALFDRLLAQHDPEICVIACNTAFTLVGADLRATFPKMRFVGTVPAIKPAAERTRSGLVSVLATPGTVKRAYTRDLIQSFATQCHVRLVGSENLARMAEAYIRGETLSDEAVEAEIDQCFIEKDGRKTDIVVLACTHYPFMANVFRRLAPWPVDWLDPAEAIARQTRRLVPPLEILAPGEDIAVFTSSQPDFATRRLMQGFGLTV from the coding sequence ATGTTCGACAGCGGCATCGGCGGATTGACGGTGCTGCGCGAGGCACGGGTGCTGATGCCGGAGCGGCATTTTATCTATGTCGCCGACGATGCGGGCTTTCCCTATGGTGGTTGGGAAGAGGACGCGCTGAAGAAACATATCATCGCGCTCTTTGACAGACTGTTGGCGCAGCACGATCCCGAGATTTGCGTCATCGCCTGCAACACGGCCTTCACGCTCGTTGGCGCCGATCTGCGCGCCACCTTTCCGAAAATGCGCTTCGTCGGCACCGTTCCGGCGATCAAGCCGGCCGCGGAGCGCACGCGTTCAGGTCTCGTATCCGTCTTGGCGACGCCGGGGACGGTCAAGCGCGCTTACACGCGCGACCTGATCCAATCGTTTGCCACGCAATGCCATGTGCGACTGGTCGGATCGGAAAACCTGGCCCGGATGGCGGAAGCCTATATCCGTGGCGAGACCTTGTCGGACGAAGCGGTAGAGGCGGAGATCGACCAGTGCTTTATCGAAAAGGACGGACGCAAGACCGACATCGTCGTGCTGGCCTGCACGCACTACCCCTTCATGGCCAATGTCTTCCGGCGGCTGGCGCCCTGGCCGGTCGACTGGCTCGATCCGGCGGAAGCGATTGCCCGCCAGACGCGCCGGCTGGTGCCCCCGCTCGAAATCCTGGCGCCGGGCGAGGACATCGCCGTCTTCACATCCAGCCAGCCCGATTTTGCCACGCGGCGTCTTATGCAGGGCTTTGGCTTGACCGTCTGA
- a CDS encoding RNA methyltransferase, with product MAGTNSERQLIAEGPAIILVHPQLGENIGMVARAMANFGLAELRLVNPRDGWPSEKAISAASKADHVIAATKVFSSLEEAVADLNFVYATTARDRYGYKEVRSPVVAAETLRQRFREGEATGILFGRERTGLTNEEIALADELVTFPVNPAFASLNLAQAVLLMSYEWMKTGMSSPAETAFGALPQRPAKKDELQGLFDHMEEALDARGYFRPAAKKPKLIENLRSALTRPSFTGSEIQVLRGIVSCLDRFTREAPRGAGAPASTPNRTRNRRPKAARGDE from the coding sequence ATGGCGGGCACAAACAGCGAGCGGCAACTGATTGCGGAGGGGCCGGCGATCATCCTGGTCCATCCTCAGCTTGGCGAGAACATCGGCATGGTCGCGCGCGCCATGGCCAATTTCGGCTTGGCCGAATTGCGGCTCGTCAATCCGCGTGATGGTTGGCCGAGCGAAAAGGCGATCTCGGCTGCGAGCAAGGCAGACCATGTAATTGCCGCGACCAAGGTCTTCTCGTCGCTGGAGGAGGCAGTCGCCGACCTCAACTTCGTCTATGCCACGACAGCACGCGACCGCTACGGCTACAAGGAGGTGCGCTCGCCGGTCGTTGCAGCCGAGACGCTGCGCCAGCGCTTCCGGGAAGGAGAGGCGACGGGCATCTTGTTCGGGCGCGAGCGTACCGGGCTCACGAACGAGGAGATTGCGCTCGCCGACGAGCTGGTGACATTTCCGGTCAACCCCGCCTTTGCTTCGCTCAACCTTGCCCAAGCCGTGCTTCTGATGAGCTACGAATGGATGAAGACGGGCATGTCTTCACCAGCGGAGACGGCCTTTGGCGCTTTGCCGCAGCGGCCGGCGAAGAAGGACGAATTGCAGGGTCTGTTCGACCATATGGAAGAGGCGCTCGACGCGCGTGGCTATTTCCGTCCCGCCGCCAAAAAGCCGAAATTGATCGAAAACCTGCGCTCCGCACTCACCCGTCCCTCCTTTACCGGCTCGGAGATCCAGGTCTTGCGCGGTATCGTTTCCTGTCTCGACCGATTCACGCGCGAGGCGCCACGCGGCGCCGGTGCACCAGCGTCAACGCCAAATCGCACAAGAAACAGAAGGCCGAAGGCCGCCCGTGGCGACGAATAA
- a CDS encoding ATP-binding protein, whose protein sequence is MKVGIDMGTAQGGAPAALDIEELLATRLLVQGNSGSGKSHLLRRLLEQSAPWVQQCIIDPEGDFVTLADKFGHVVIEGERTDAELIGIATRIRQHRVSCVLSLEGLEVEQQMRAAGIFLNAMFDADRDYWYPVLVVVDEAQMFAPSVAGDVGEEARKVSLGAMTNLMCRGRKRGLAGVIATQRLAKLAKNVAAEASNFLMGRTFLDIDMARAADLLGMDRRQAEMFRDLKRGSFVALGPALSRRPLPVTIGPVETSARSTSPKLMPLPEAPQDVEDLIFTPDPEEFTRPIVRRVAPQPRPTTDILAELSRARPEPVAVEPARPAAPEMPAEEREALLDQVLAEILDNPGAAFRADAELFQDFLVRCRIRRVPGAPLSLPAFRRKMAVARSGVDAETATTEIWATALELSRAVTEDLQGVFLLVAQAAVRGLPCPSDAMIARAYGTHSARRARRLLGYFEEQGLIVVHSDLAGLRIVAFPDLACETQPGDANGPDLTDTLRSAAE, encoded by the coding sequence ATGAAGGTCGGCATCGACATGGGAACGGCGCAGGGTGGCGCGCCGGCCGCGCTCGATATCGAGGAATTGCTCGCGACCCGTCTGCTCGTGCAGGGCAACTCCGGTTCCGGCAAATCGCACCTGCTGCGGCGCCTGCTTGAACAGTCAGCCCCCTGGGTGCAGCAGTGCATCATCGATCCGGAAGGCGATTTCGTCACGCTTGCCGACAAATTCGGCCATGTGGTCATCGAGGGCGAGCGCACCGACGCAGAACTGATTGGCATCGCGACCCGCATCCGCCAGCATCGTGTTTCCTGCGTCCTGTCCCTTGAAGGCCTCGAGGTCGAGCAGCAGATGCGCGCGGCCGGCATTTTCCTCAATGCCATGTTCGATGCGGATCGCGACTATTGGTATCCGGTCCTCGTGGTGGTCGATGAGGCGCAGATGTTCGCGCCGTCGGTCGCAGGCGACGTCGGCGAGGAGGCGCGCAAGGTCTCGCTCGGCGCAATGACCAATTTGATGTGCCGCGGACGTAAGCGGGGGCTCGCGGGCGTGATCGCTACGCAGCGCCTGGCGAAGCTTGCCAAGAACGTCGCCGCCGAGGCGTCGAACTTCCTGATGGGCCGCACCTTCCTCGACATCGACATGGCGCGCGCGGCAGATCTGCTCGGAATGGACCGCCGGCAGGCGGAAATGTTCCGCGATCTGAAGCGCGGCTCGTTTGTGGCGCTCGGACCGGCGCTGTCGCGCCGTCCGCTGCCGGTGACGATCGGCCCGGTCGAGACGTCCGCCCGCTCGACCAGCCCCAAGCTGATGCCGCTGCCCGAGGCGCCGCAGGACGTAGAGGACCTGATTTTTACGCCCGATCCGGAGGAGTTTACCCGACCCATCGTCCGCCGTGTCGCCCCACAGCCGCGACCAACCACCGATATTCTCGCCGAACTCTCCCGTGCCCGGCCCGAACCGGTCGCCGTCGAGCCGGCACGCCCGGCTGCTCCGGAGATGCCCGCCGAGGAACGTGAGGCACTGCTCGATCAGGTGCTTGCCGAAATCCTCGACAATCCCGGCGCCGCCTTCCGTGCCGATGCCGAGCTGTTCCAGGATTTTCTCGTGCGCTGCCGCATCCGCCGCGTTCCCGGCGCGCCGCTGTCGCTGCCGGCCTTTCGTCGCAAGATGGCAGTCGCGCGCTCCGGTGTTGACGCCGAGACCGCGACCACCGAGATCTGGGCGACGGCGCTGGAGCTGTCGCGCGCCGTGACCGAGGACCTGCAGGGCGTCTTCCTGCTCGTCGCGCAAGCTGCCGTCCGCGGTCTGCCGTGTCCGTCGGATGCGATGATCGCCCGCGCCTATGGCACCCATTCCGCCCGCCGCGCCCGCCGCCTGCTTGGTTATTTCGAAGAGCAGGGTTTAATTGTCGTTCACAGCGATCTCGCCGGCCTGAGAATCGTTGCCTTCCCTGATCTGGCCTGTGAGACCCAGCCGGGCGACGCCAATGGGCCGGACCTGACCGACACCCTGCGTTCTGCGGCGGAATAA
- a CDS encoding NADP-dependent isocitrate dehydrogenase has translation MKKIKVANPVVELDGDEMTRIIWQFIKDKLIHPYLDIDLKYFDLGMENRDATDDQVTIDAANAIKKYGVGVKCATITPDEARVEEFKLKKMWKSPNGTIRNILGGVIFREPIICKNVPRLVPGWTKPIIVGRHAFGDQYRATDFKFPGKGKLTMKFVGEDGKEIEYDVFDAPSAGVAMGMYNLDDSITEFARASFNYGLQRKVPVYLSTKNTILKVYDGRFKDIFQKVFDEEFAEKFKEAKIWYEHRLIDDMVASALKWSGGYVWACKNYDGDVQSDIVAQGFGSLGLMTSVLMTPDGQTVEAEAAHGTVTRHYRQHQKGEETSTNSIASIFAWTRGLAHRAKLDGNVELAKFAGTLEKVCVETVESGFMTKDLALLIGPDQPWLSTTGFLDKIDENLQKAMAA, from the coding sequence ATGAAAAAGATCAAGGTCGCCAATCCGGTCGTCGAACTCGACGGCGACGAGATGACCCGCATCATTTGGCAGTTCATCAAGGACAAGCTGATCCATCCGTATCTGGACATCGACCTGAAGTACTTTGATCTCGGCATGGAGAACCGCGACGCCACCGACGACCAGGTGACGATCGACGCTGCAAACGCGATCAAGAAATACGGCGTCGGCGTCAAGTGCGCGACGATCACCCCGGACGAGGCCCGCGTCGAGGAGTTCAAGCTGAAGAAGATGTGGAAGTCGCCGAACGGCACGATCCGCAACATTCTCGGCGGCGTCATCTTCCGCGAGCCGATCATCTGCAAGAACGTTCCGCGCCTCGTCCCCGGCTGGACCAAGCCGATCATCGTCGGCCGTCACGCCTTCGGCGACCAGTATCGCGCCACCGACTTCAAGTTCCCCGGCAAGGGCAAGCTGACGATGAAGTTCGTCGGTGAAGACGGCAAGGAAATCGAATACGACGTCTTCGATGCCCCGTCCGCCGGTGTCGCCATGGGTATGTACAACCTCGACGATTCGATCACCGAATTCGCCCGCGCCTCCTTCAACTACGGCCTGCAGCGCAAGGTGCCGGTCTACCTCTCGACCAAGAACACAATCCTCAAGGTCTATGACGGCCGCTTCAAGGACATCTTCCAGAAGGTGTTCGACGAGGAATTCGCCGAAAAGTTCAAGGAAGCGAAGATCTGGTACGAGCACCGCCTGATTGACGACATGGTCGCCTCAGCGCTGAAGTGGTCCGGCGGTTATGTCTGGGCCTGCAAGAACTATGACGGCGACGTGCAGTCCGACATCGTCGCGCAGGGCTTTGGCTCGCTCGGCCTGATGACCTCGGTGCTGATGACGCCGGATGGCCAAACGGTCGAAGCCGAAGCTGCGCACGGTACCGTGACCCGTCACTACCGCCAGCACCAGAAGGGCGAGGAAACCTCGACCAACTCGATCGCCTCGATCTTCGCCTGGACACGTGGCCTCGCCCACCGCGCCAAGCTCGACGGCAACGTCGAACTCGCCAAGTTCGCCGGCACGCTGGAAAAAGTCTGCGTCGAGACCGTCGAAAGCGGCTTCATGACCAAGGACCTGGCACTCCTGATCGGTCCTGATCAGCCGTGGCTGTCCACAACCGGCTTCCTCGACAAGATCGATGAGAACCTGCAGAAGGCCATGGCCGCCTGA
- a CDS encoding pseudouridine-5'-phosphate glycosidase gives MTRSAPPLLPIAYSAEVTAAKERGAPLVALESTIITHGMPYPGNLEMARSVERIIREEGAVPATIAVIDGVLHIGLDDSALEALAQTSGAMKLSRADLAFAIAERRTGATTVAATMIAAARAGIRVFATGGIGGVHRKAEETFDISADLDELARTDVIVVCAGAKAILDIPKTLEVLETRGVPVITYDSPNFPAFWSRDSGLPSPLMLNSPAAIANFQAVREQLGIDGGMLVANPVPAGNEIPRREMEIYIERALDNAERDEVSGKAVTPYLLDTIFRLTDGRSLATNIALVENNARLAAEIAVALAV, from the coding sequence ATGACGAGATCCGCGCCCCCGCTCCTGCCGATCGCCTATTCCGCCGAAGTCACGGCCGCAAAAGAGCGCGGTGCGCCACTCGTGGCCCTCGAATCCACCATTATCACGCACGGCATGCCCTATCCCGGCAATTTGGAGATGGCACGCAGCGTTGAACGGATCATCCGCGAGGAAGGCGCCGTTCCGGCCACCATCGCCGTGATCGATGGCGTCTTGCACATCGGTCTGGACGACTCCGCACTGGAGGCGCTGGCGCAAACCAGCGGTGCAATGAAGCTCTCGCGCGCCGACCTCGCCTTCGCCATTGCTGAGCGGCGCACAGGTGCCACCACGGTAGCGGCGACGATGATCGCCGCGGCACGCGCTGGCATCCGCGTCTTCGCCACCGGCGGCATCGGCGGAGTTCATCGCAAAGCGGAAGAGACATTCGACATTTCGGCGGACCTCGACGAACTGGCGCGTACCGACGTCATCGTCGTCTGTGCCGGCGCCAAGGCAATCCTGGATATTCCCAAGACGCTCGAAGTGCTCGAGACCCGTGGCGTGCCGGTCATCACCTATGACAGCCCGAACTTCCCCGCCTTCTGGTCTCGGGATTCCGGCCTGCCGAGCCCGCTGATGCTGAACAGCCCGGCGGCGATTGCCAATTTCCAAGCTGTTCGCGAACAGCTCGGCATTGACGGCGGTATGCTCGTCGCAAACCCGGTTCCGGCAGGAAACGAAATCCCGCGCCGCGAGATGGAGATCTATATCGAGCGCGCACTGGACAATGCCGAGCGCGACGAAGTGAGCGGCAAGGCCGTGACACCCTACCTGCTCGACACCATCTTCCGCCTGACCGACGGTCGCAGCCTTGCGACCAACATAGCCCTTGTCGAGAACAACGCGCGGCTCGCAGCTGAAATTGCAGTAGCGCTGGCTGTCTGA
- the rpsD gene encoding 30S ribosomal protein S4, translated as MSKRASSKYKIDRRMGENIWGRPKSPVNRREYGPGQHGQRRKSKLSDFGVQLRAKQKLKGYYGDIREKQFRAIYDEANRRKGDASENLIGLLESRLDAIVYRAKFVPTVFAARQFVNHGHVKVNGVRVNIGSYRCKAGDVIEVKEKSKQLVSVLESVQLAERDVPDYIEVDHNKMVATYARVPGLSDVPYPVVMEPNLVVEFYSR; from the coding sequence ATGAGCAAGCGCGCTTCATCCAAGTACAAAATTGACCGCCGTATGGGCGAAAACATCTGGGGCCGTCCGAAGTCCCCGGTAAACCGCCGTGAATACGGCCCGGGCCAGCACGGCCAGCGCCGCAAGTCCAAGCTCTCCGACTTCGGCGTGCAGCTGCGCGCCAAGCAGAAGCTGAAGGGCTACTACGGCGATATCCGTGAGAAGCAGTTCCGCGCGATCTACGACGAAGCCAACCGCCGCAAGGGCGATGCCTCGGAGAACCTGATCGGTCTTCTCGAATCGCGTCTCGACGCGATCGTCTACCGCGCCAAGTTCGTTCCGACAGTCTTTGCTGCCCGTCAGTTCGTCAACCACGGCCACGTCAAGGTCAACGGCGTTCGCGTCAACATCGGCTCGTACCGTTGCAAGGCGGGCGACGTGATCGAAGTCAAGGAAAAGTCCAAGCAGCTCGTTTCGGTTCTGGAATCGGTTCAGCTCGCAGAACGTGACGTTCCGGACTACATCGAAGTCGACCATAACAAGATGGTTGCGACCTACGCTCGCGTTCCGGGCCTGTCCGACGTACCGTACCCGGTCGTCATGGAACCGAACCTGGTCGTCGAATTCTATTCGCGTTAA
- a CDS encoding carbohydrate kinase family protein, whose product MTDGTILVLGGAHVDRRGRIHGETASGASNPGSWFVEAGGGAFNAARNLSRLGHAVRLIAPRGGDNDGEIVAAAALAAGVEDTPFTFLDRATPSYTAIIERDGNLVIALADMELYRLFSPRRLQQRAVREAFNEAKAIVTDANLPAETVAAIAGTARSNGKPVFGIAISPAKVVRFQDALSALSCLFMNEAEARALTGTQPDDPRRWPELLRNAGLVEGVVTRGREAAIAFDATGAVTLAPPLLEALGDVTGAGDALASGYISARLIGEPLATALRHGVAAALIAVRSPLAVADELEPELLTRVISLVSEAEMLS is encoded by the coding sequence ATGACTGATGGAACCATCCTCGTCCTGGGCGGCGCGCATGTCGACCGCCGCGGGCGCATCCACGGAGAAACCGCGTCCGGCGCAAGCAACCCCGGCAGTTGGTTCGTCGAGGCCGGCGGCGGCGCCTTCAACGCGGCGCGCAATCTTTCAAGGCTCGGTCACGCCGTGCGCCTCATAGCACCCCGCGGCGGCGACAATGACGGGGAGATCGTGGCTGCGGCTGCGCTCGCCGCAGGCGTCGAGGATACGCCGTTCACGTTCCTCGATCGGGCGACGCCGAGCTACACGGCGATCATCGAACGCGACGGTAATCTGGTGATCGCGCTCGCCGACATGGAGCTCTACCGCCTTTTCTCGCCGCGGCGCCTGCAGCAGCGCGCCGTCCGTGAGGCGTTCAATGAGGCGAAGGCGATCGTCACAGATGCCAACCTGCCGGCAGAAACGGTAGCCGCGATCGCCGGCACCGCGCGTTCCAACGGCAAGCCTGTCTTCGGTATCGCCATTTCGCCTGCCAAGGTCGTCCGCTTCCAGGATGCACTTTCCGCACTCTCCTGCCTGTTCATGAATGAGGCCGAGGCCCGCGCGCTGACCGGGACGCAGCCAGACGATCCGCGACGATGGCCGGAGCTGCTGCGCAATGCGGGCTTGGTCGAAGGCGTCGTCACCCGGGGACGCGAAGCAGCAATTGCCTTCGATGCGACCGGCGCCGTCACTCTTGCCCCCCCGCTCCTCGAAGCGCTCGGCGACGTGACCGGAGCCGGCGATGCGTTGGCATCCGGCTATATTTCGGCCCGTCTGATCGGAGAACCGCTCGCGACTGCCCTTCGTCACGGCGTTGCCGCAGCGCTGATCGCCGTTCGCTCCCCGCTGGCCGTGGCCGATGAACTGGAACCCGAACTGCTCACCCGCGTCATAAGCCTTGTGTCCGAAGCGGAAATGCTGTCATGA
- the recA gene encoding recombinase RecA: protein MAQNTLRLVEDKSVDKSKALEAALSQIERSFGKGSIMKLGSKDSVVEIETIPTGSLGLDIALGIGGLPKGRIIEIYGPESSGKTTMALQTIAEAQKKGGICGFVDAEHALDPVYARKLGVDLENLLISQPDNGEQALEITDALVRSGAIDVLVIDSVAALTPRAEIEGEMGDSLPGLQARLMSQALRKLTASISRSNTMVIFINQIRMKIGVMFGSPETTTGGNALKFYASVRLDIRRIGAVKERDEVIGNQTKIKVVKNKMAPPFKEVEFDIMYGEGVSKTGELIDLGVKAGIVEKSGSWFSYNSQRLGQGRENAKQFLRDNPDAAREIEMALRQNAGLIADKLLDSGPEKDDGDSLAEM, encoded by the coding sequence ATGGCACAAAACACTTTGCGGCTCGTAGAGGACAAATCGGTGGACAAAAGCAAGGCACTCGAAGCGGCACTTTCTCAGATCGAGAGGTCGTTCGGCAAGGGCTCGATCATGAAGCTCGGCTCGAAAGATAGCGTCGTCGAGATCGAAACGATCCCGACCGGCTCGCTCGGTCTCGATATCGCGCTCGGGATCGGCGGACTGCCTAAGGGACGAATCATCGAGATCTACGGTCCGGAAAGCTCGGGCAAGACCACGATGGCGCTTCAGACGATCGCCGAAGCGCAGAAGAAGGGCGGCATTTGCGGCTTCGTCGATGCCGAGCACGCGCTCGATCCGGTCTATGCCCGCAAGCTCGGCGTCGATCTGGAAAATCTCCTGATCTCGCAGCCCGACAACGGTGAGCAGGCGCTTGAGATCACCGACGCGCTTGTGCGGTCCGGCGCCATCGATGTGCTCGTGATCGACTCCGTTGCCGCGTTGACGCCGCGCGCTGAAATCGAGGGCGAGATGGGCGACAGCCTGCCGGGTCTGCAGGCCCGCCTAATGAGCCAGGCGCTGCGCAAGCTGACGGCCTCTATCTCGCGCTCGAACACCATGGTCATCTTCATCAACCAGATCCGCATGAAGATCGGTGTCATGTTCGGCTCGCCGGAAACGACGACGGGCGGCAATGCGTTGAAGTTCTATGCCTCGGTTCGACTCGACATCCGCCGCATCGGCGCGGTCAAGGAGCGCGACGAGGTGATCGGCAACCAGACGAAGATCAAGGTCGTCAAGAACAAGATGGCCCCGCCCTTCAAGGAGGTCGAATTCGACATCATGTATGGTGAGGGCGTGTCCAAGACGGGCGAACTGATCGACCTCGGCGTCAAGGCCGGCATCGTCGAGAAGTCTGGTTCCTGGTTCTCCTATAACAGCCAGCGCCTGGGCCAGGGGCGCGAGAACGCGAAGCAGTTCCTGCGTGACAATCCGGACGCGGCGCGCGAGATCGAAATGGCACTCCGGCAGAATGCCGGTCTGATCGCCGACAAGTTGCTCGACAGCGGACCTGAGAAGGACGATGGAGACAGCCTAGCCGAGATGTGA